Proteins encoded together in one Chitinophaga sp. LS1 window:
- a CDS encoding GNAT family N-acetyltransferase, with amino-acid sequence MLICETARLIVRKFTIDDAPFIWSLLNSPTWIQFLGDRNIQTLADAQQYLTNGPLASYALRGFGLYLVAMKDSGVPIGMSGLIKRDGLEYVDVGFALLPEYMGQGYAYEATKAVMDYGYNTLQLPHIVAIARADNKHSLALLAKLGLKFSDTVMLAGIEHPLSLFK; translated from the coding sequence ATGTTAATCTGCGAAACAGCACGCCTGATTGTACGCAAGTTTACTATTGACGACGCTCCATTTATCTGGTCGTTGCTCAATTCTCCGACCTGGATTCAGTTTTTGGGTGACAGGAATATTCAGACATTGGCGGATGCCCAGCAATACCTGACCAATGGCCCGTTGGCCAGTTATGCACTAAGAGGGTTTGGATTGTATTTGGTGGCGATGAAGGATAGTGGAGTGCCCATTGGGATGAGTGGATTAATAAAAAGGGATGGGTTGGAATATGTAGATGTAGGTTTTGCGTTGCTGCCGGAATATATGGGACAGGGATACGCTTACGAGGCTACGAAAGCGGTAATGGATTATGGATATAATACGCTGCAGCTACCACATATTGTGGCAATAGCGAGAGCGGATAATAAGCATTCGCTGGCGTTGTTGGCGAAATTAGGGTTGAAATTTTCTGATACGGTTATGTTGGCGGGGATTGAGCATCCATTGAGTTTGTTTAAATAG
- a CDS encoding alpha-glucosidase, whose product MWWKESIIYQIYPRSFKDSNNDGIGDLAGIISKLDYLESLGIDTVWLNPIFGSPNDDNGYDISDYYDIMKEYGTMQEFDILLQGLHQRKIKLLLDLVVNHTSDEHPWFKEARLSRENPYYNYYHWWPAEKGKPPFRFSHFDPSGQAWTYNKATDSYYLHYFSAKMPDLNWENPQVRKEVYDIMRFWIKKGVDGFRLDAICYISKDTTWPEIKTHDWGAYYAHGPHLHDYLQEMNKEVLEGTDITTLAEAAGITIDEALHFVEEHRKELHMLYHFEGMNLGYLKDAYKRPDPKGIDLVALKSLYTSWDNIYETGGWGTIYLTNHDQPRMVSRWGSDIETYREISAKMLITFLLTMRATPIFYNGDEIGMTNIRFEAIDDYKDIDTINMYKYLQSKGEDTTRFLLDQQMAARDNSRTPFQWDDSKYAGFTDGTPWIKVNDNHTFINEAAQGKDERSILQFFKQVVLLRKHQPVLVYGKYQLYDAEHPQVYTYTRTLDKTMFLMVLNFSKETIVYKLPFLMETDIEPLVNNMLTFELERGNLTLAPYQALVFGPLPPVMPTAAAVEIKAAVLPLEESGELAV is encoded by the coding sequence ATGTGGTGGAAAGAAAGTATCATTTACCAAATATATCCCCGTAGCTTTAAAGACAGTAACAATGACGGAATCGGTGATCTGGCGGGTATTATATCGAAACTGGATTATCTTGAAAGCCTGGGTATAGACACCGTATGGCTCAACCCGATTTTCGGTTCTCCTAACGATGACAATGGCTATGATATCAGCGACTATTATGATATCATGAAAGAGTATGGCACCATGCAGGAGTTCGATATCTTATTGCAAGGACTGCATCAACGAAAAATAAAATTGCTGTTGGACCTGGTAGTAAATCATACCAGTGATGAACATCCATGGTTCAAAGAAGCCCGTCTGTCAAGAGAAAATCCTTATTACAACTATTACCACTGGTGGCCCGCTGAAAAAGGAAAACCACCTTTCCGGTTCAGTCATTTTGATCCATCAGGCCAGGCATGGACTTACAACAAAGCGACTGATAGCTATTACCTTCATTACTTCTCTGCAAAAATGCCGGACCTGAACTGGGAAAATCCACAGGTGCGAAAAGAAGTATACGATATTATGCGCTTCTGGATCAAAAAAGGGGTTGATGGCTTCAGACTGGATGCTATTTGCTACATTAGTAAAGATACCACCTGGCCTGAGATCAAGACCCACGACTGGGGAGCGTACTACGCACATGGACCTCATCTGCATGACTACCTGCAGGAGATGAATAAGGAAGTGCTTGAAGGTACTGATATCACTACCCTCGCCGAAGCCGCAGGTATCACGATTGACGAAGCTTTACACTTCGTTGAAGAACACAGGAAAGAACTCCACATGCTCTACCATTTTGAAGGCATGAACCTGGGCTATCTCAAAGATGCCTACAAACGTCCTGATCCCAAAGGTATTGACCTGGTAGCACTGAAAAGCCTCTACACAAGCTGGGACAACATCTACGAAACAGGTGGATGGGGTACTATTTACCTTACGAATCATGACCAGCCAAGAATGGTGAGCCGCTGGGGTAGCGATATCGAAACTTATAGAGAGATCTCCGCGAAAATGCTGATTACTTTTTTGCTCACGATGCGCGCTACGCCCATTTTTTACAACGGCGATGAGATTGGCATGACGAATATCCGCTTTGAAGCTATCGATGACTATAAGGATATCGATACCATCAATATGTACAAATACCTGCAAAGCAAAGGGGAGGATACCACCCGCTTTTTACTGGATCAGCAAATGGCGGCCAGAGATAATAGCCGTACGCCTTTTCAGTGGGATGATAGTAAATACGCAGGCTTTACGGATGGCACGCCTTGGATCAAAGTAAACGACAATCATACTTTCATTAATGAAGCTGCGCAGGGGAAAGACGAACGGTCTATATTACAGTTTTTTAAACAGGTCGTTCTGCTGCGCAAACACCAGCCGGTATTAGTTTATGGGAAATATCAGTTGTATGATGCGGAGCATCCCCAGGTATATACGTATACGCGCACGCTGGACAAGACGATGTTTTTAATGGTGCTTAATTTTTCAAAAGAAACCATTGTGTACAAGCTGCCATTCCTGATGGAGACGGATATAGAACCTTTAGTAAATAATATGCTGACTTTTGAACTGGAAAGAGGGAACTTAACCCTGGCGCCTTATCAGGCACTGGTATTTGGACCTTTGCCCCCAGTAATGCCCACTGCCGCTGCCGTGGAGATAAAAGCAGCAGTATTGCCACTTGAAGAATCAGGAGAGCTGGCTGTTTAA
- the tnpB gene encoding IS66 family insertion sequence element accessory protein TnpB (TnpB, as the term is used for proteins encoded by IS66 family insertion elements, is considered an accessory protein, since TnpC, encoded by a neighboring gene, is a DDE family transposase.), which translates to MSAIIVLTDRHRYFLYTQAADMRKSFAGLCGIVNNVMQLSISDNDVFVFLNRDFTHLKLLLHESSGFTLLCRKLDKGRFKKPEAGSASESLKLSASEVIALVKGLTFYRHNDNNKPPSD; encoded by the coding sequence ATGAGTGCTATCATTGTGTTGACAGATCGTCATCGTTATTTTTTGTATACACAGGCAGCAGATATGAGAAAATCATTTGCCGGGCTATGTGGAATTGTAAATAATGTTATGCAACTATCTATTTCAGATAATGATGTATTTGTGTTTTTGAATCGTGATTTTACTCATTTAAAGTTATTGTTGCATGAATCATCAGGATTCACATTATTATGTCGCAAACTTGATAAAGGACGCTTTAAAAAGCCTGAGGCAGGGAGTGCTTCGGAATCATTGAAATTAAGTGCTTCGGAGGTGATAGCACTGGTAAAAGGGCTCACATTTTACCGGCATAATGATAACAATAAGCCTCCTTCAGATTAG
- a CDS encoding malto-oligosyltrehalose synthase yields MRSYNPPTATYRIQFHAGFTFKQLKEIIPYLHALGISTIYASPIFKAAPGSEHGYDVTNPHCINPAIGTIDELREIHVLLREHGMTWLQDIVPNHMAFHAENTRLYDVMERGPLSPYYAYFDIDWHHPDFAGKLMTPFLGKPLEDCIRDGEIKLGVSSAGFTVKYFEQVFPLSVTAYDLISEQLADSDALPLIKLFSSLYQRATAGTSLDDWSNQKLALMAEVRDLSMLQALMDKVNNNLGLLGKILGKQYYRLTYWGDADQAINYRRFFTVNELITLRMETPEVFNEYHTFLHRLYRENLVQGLRIDHIDGLQDPGGYIDRLQQLFGSKCYVIAEKILEERESLPREWALQGTTGYEFLSFTNHLLSNREGVLALQQFYQTLVPGQYEELVLEKKRLILERYMGGELENLVRLCYTLKLADARVNRDLLKQAIGLFMICLPVYRLYLGPGSGYGFGGGSGSGGSSGSGFGFGGGFGSSGGFGRSSSGSSGGGLGFGGSFGSSGSSGSGSGAGFAGFGAGSGYGSGYGSGAISGYGSGYGSDSGQGDASLSEQVAFTFARMRSLNRSAESAILLLEQWWEQNKLPFLMRLMQFTGPLTAKGVEDTTFYVYNALLSHNEVGDSPVAVPVNFHQLMIFRQQQTPHSLNTTATHDTKRGEDGRIRLNMLTLFVEEWKELIGQWREINQPAPLLNDEYFIYQSIISGYSDGISVERLQQYVIKALREGKVNSSWASPDEEYERNATDFISRILQNKRFLDTLVPFIEKLDNFAYTSSLAQTLVKLTAPGIPDTYQGTELWDYSYVDPDNRRPVDYGIRIELLKSLKDLSGTALFDYLKSHRKQGVEKLFLTYKALHCRKYFPNLFLEGDYLPLQSSESNVLAFARVYRQEWVIVIIPLPDLQPVVASILLPTGAPERWKNIFSEDVIEAKGNIGADVALKNFPVAMLIPENI; encoded by the coding sequence ATGAGATCGTATAATCCGCCAACCGCTACGTATCGTATTCAGTTTCATGCGGGGTTTACATTTAAGCAATTGAAAGAGATCATACCGTATTTGCATGCGCTGGGTATATCGACAATATATGCATCGCCTATCTTCAAAGCGGCGCCGGGTAGTGAGCATGGGTATGATGTGACGAATCCGCATTGTATCAATCCGGCTATCGGAACGATAGATGAGTTACGTGAAATTCATGTGCTTTTGCGGGAGCATGGTATGACCTGGCTGCAGGATATAGTGCCGAATCACATGGCTTTTCATGCAGAGAATACGCGATTGTATGATGTGATGGAGCGAGGGCCGCTTTCTCCTTACTACGCTTATTTTGATATTGACTGGCATCATCCTGATTTTGCGGGCAAGCTGATGACACCTTTTTTGGGAAAGCCTTTAGAGGATTGTATTCGTGATGGGGAGATAAAGTTGGGGGTATCTTCGGCAGGGTTTACGGTGAAGTATTTTGAACAAGTGTTTCCGTTATCGGTGACGGCGTATGATCTGATTAGTGAGCAGCTTGCTGACAGCGATGCATTGCCGTTGATTAAGTTGTTTTCATCATTGTATCAGCGGGCTACGGCGGGAACGTCACTTGATGACTGGAGCAATCAGAAGTTGGCATTGATGGCGGAGGTACGGGATCTCTCGATGTTGCAGGCATTGATGGATAAGGTGAATAATAACCTGGGGCTATTGGGTAAAATTTTAGGGAAACAATATTATCGGCTGACGTATTGGGGGGATGCGGATCAGGCGATCAATTACAGGCGGTTCTTTACGGTGAATGAGTTGATTACGTTGAGGATGGAGACGCCTGAGGTGTTTAATGAGTATCATACATTTCTGCATCGTTTGTATAGGGAGAATCTGGTGCAGGGGTTGAGGATTGATCATATTGATGGATTGCAGGATCCTGGGGGGTATATAGACAGGTTGCAGCAGTTGTTTGGGAGTAAATGTTACGTGATAGCGGAGAAGATATTGGAGGAACGGGAGAGTTTGCCGAGGGAATGGGCATTGCAGGGGACGACGGGGTATGAGTTTCTTTCATTTACGAATCATTTGTTGAGTAACCGGGAGGGGGTGTTGGCGTTGCAGCAATTTTATCAGACGCTGGTGCCGGGGCAATATGAGGAGTTGGTTTTGGAGAAAAAGAGGCTGATTTTGGAGCGATATATGGGTGGGGAATTGGAAAATCTTGTTCGATTGTGTTATACGCTAAAATTGGCGGATGCGAGGGTTAACAGGGATTTATTGAAGCAGGCGATTGGGTTGTTTATGATTTGTTTGCCGGTGTATAGGTTGTATTTGGGGCCAGGTAGTGGTTATGGGTTTGGTGGAGGTTCGGGTTCGGGTGGTAGTTCAGGGAGTGGGTTTGGCTTTGGTGGGGGTTTTGGATCAAGTGGTGGTTTTGGTAGAAGTTCGAGTGGTAGTTCGGGAGGTGGCTTGGGTTTTGGCGGTAGTTTTGGGTCAAGTGGTAGTTCTGGTAGTGGTTCGGGTGCTGGTTTTGCTGGTTTTGGAGCCGGTTCGGGTTATGGATCAGGTTATGGCTCGGGGGCTATTTCAGGGTATGGATCAGGTTATGGCTCAGACTCAGGCCAGGGAGATGCATCCCTTTCAGAACAGGTCGCTTTTACATTTGCGCGCATGCGTTCATTGAACAGATCTGCTGAATCGGCGATATTATTATTGGAACAATGGTGGGAGCAAAATAAGCTGCCGTTTTTAATGCGATTGATGCAGTTTACGGGGCCATTGACGGCGAAAGGTGTGGAGGATACGACTTTTTATGTGTACAATGCGTTGTTGTCGCATAACGAAGTAGGTGATAGCCCGGTTGCTGTGCCTGTCAACTTCCATCAATTAATGATTTTCCGTCAGCAGCAGACGCCGCATTCATTGAATACAACGGCTACGCATGATACAAAGCGAGGAGAAGATGGGCGGATCAGGCTGAATATGTTGACTTTGTTTGTAGAGGAATGGAAGGAACTGATCGGGCAATGGCGGGAAATCAATCAGCCTGCACCGTTATTGAATGACGAGTATTTTATTTATCAGAGTATTATCAGTGGGTATTCAGATGGGATCTCTGTTGAAAGGCTGCAGCAATATGTGATCAAAGCCCTTAGAGAGGGAAAAGTGAATTCAAGCTGGGCTTCGCCGGATGAGGAGTATGAGCGGAATGCGACTGATTTCATTTCCAGGATATTGCAAAATAAGCGCTTTTTAGACACCCTGGTACCCTTTATAGAAAAGCTGGATAACTTTGCATATACCAGTTCACTGGCCCAAACACTGGTGAAGCTAACAGCCCCTGGGATACCGGATACCTATCAGGGTACAGAGTTATGGGATTACAGCTATGTAGACCCCGATAACCGCCGGCCTGTGGATTATGGAATACGCATTGAACTTTTAAAATCATTAAAAGATCTTTCTGGTACGGCATTGTTTGACTATTTGAAAAGTCATCGTAAACAGGGTGTAGAGAAACTCTTTCTTACTTACAAAGCGTTGCATTGCAGGAAGTACTTTCCCAATCTCTTTTTAGAAGGTGATTATCTCCCATTACAAAGTAGTGAGTCAAATGTGTTGGCATTTGCGAGAGTATACCGGCAGGAATGGGTGATTGTGATTATTCCCCTCCCCGATTTACAGCCGGTAGTTGCTTCGATCTTATTACCTACGGGTGCACCGGAGCGTTGGAAAAATATTTTTTCAGAGGATGTGATTGAGGCTAAAGGCAATATAGGAGCGGATGTAGCGTTAAAAAACTTCCCAGTAGCGATGTTGATTCCAGAAAATATCTGA
- the tnpC gene encoding IS66 family transposase translates to MKKSATSYKAMYTACLQQQAALQRIISMQQEQMFVQQEQLLVLQLERETKDAILFDQDQLICYQQQLLLQKDEQLEVGRQTILQLDSQLTQYDNLIKNQDKEIITLQQEVTKQHKVINSLLRSRHELKALKKWVHGIRSERRPLQTDITEQGQIVQGTLSLDADEYAVCQISSRKVIAEHIRQTVEISPKTRGGRNDLPKGLEEEITTLDVDPLPLGAKLVRIDEQRQLACSPLRWYIKVTRRPVYIVASEDGLYAKKVSAPLPSHPIPRCKVDISILIMLITDKFLYHLPVGRQWKRFIQYGVNLPYSTLVYYVNRICEVLRPLWELLYLEVVRSGIVHVDESSYKVLDDTKKKGKKSHIGWQWAILSPIQRIACFLYQRGRGKKDIADVLSGYKGYLLTDAYGVYTKYGQQPGVIHQKCMAHIRRYFMRALDNDRQLAAYALDNFFGPLYKLEAKCKAADMDYDEIKQERQQKAVPILNAFKQWLQQQLPLTIPGTPIYQAINYALSNFEGIIVYTTEGFLSIDNNLLEAQIRPIALGRHNFMFAGSHNGAEHAAIIYSLLATCRLQGINPIHWLDDVLRRISEHPKDKFIELLPQYWKPARA, encoded by the coding sequence ATGAAAAAATCTGCCACTTCATATAAAGCCATGTATACTGCTTGTCTGCAACAACAGGCAGCATTGCAGCGTATTATATCAATGCAGCAGGAGCAAATGTTTGTTCAACAGGAACAATTACTGGTTTTACAACTGGAACGTGAAACGAAAGATGCCATCCTATTTGATCAGGACCAGCTGATATGTTATCAACAACAATTACTACTGCAAAAAGATGAACAACTGGAAGTTGGTAGACAAACCATTCTGCAACTTGACTCTCAGCTTACGCAATATGATAACCTGATTAAAAACCAGGATAAAGAAATAATCACTTTACAACAAGAAGTTACAAAACAGCATAAAGTAATAAATAGTTTGCTTAGAAGCCGTCATGAGTTGAAAGCCCTGAAAAAATGGGTCCATGGTATAAGAAGTGAAAGGAGGCCATTACAAACCGACATTACGGAACAGGGGCAAATTGTACAAGGTACGCTGAGCTTAGATGCGGATGAATATGCAGTATGCCAGATCAGTTCCCGTAAAGTAATTGCAGAACATATAAGACAGACAGTAGAGATAAGCCCTAAGACAAGAGGTGGTCGTAATGATCTGCCTAAGGGATTGGAGGAAGAAATTACTACTCTGGATGTAGATCCTCTTCCACTGGGCGCCAAATTAGTAAGGATAGATGAGCAGCGACAACTGGCCTGTTCTCCATTACGGTGGTATATTAAAGTGACCAGACGACCAGTTTATATCGTTGCATCTGAAGATGGATTATATGCTAAGAAGGTATCAGCGCCGCTGCCATCACATCCTATCCCTCGTTGTAAAGTAGATATCAGCATACTGATCATGCTGATAACAGATAAGTTTTTATATCATCTCCCGGTAGGGCGTCAATGGAAACGTTTTATTCAGTATGGAGTAAACCTGCCATATAGCACACTCGTTTATTATGTGAACAGGATCTGCGAAGTGCTAAGACCATTGTGGGAACTGCTATACCTGGAAGTCGTCCGAAGTGGAATTGTTCATGTAGATGAGTCGTCGTACAAAGTATTGGATGATACTAAAAAAAAGGGTAAAAAATCTCATATAGGCTGGCAGTGGGCAATATTGTCCCCTATCCAGCGAATAGCCTGTTTCCTTTATCAGCGGGGAAGAGGGAAAAAAGATATTGCAGATGTTTTAAGCGGATACAAAGGATATCTGTTGACAGATGCTTATGGTGTATACACTAAATATGGTCAGCAGCCAGGTGTTATACATCAAAAATGTATGGCCCATATAAGAAGATATTTTATGCGGGCCCTGGATAATGACAGACAGCTGGCCGCTTATGCACTGGATAACTTCTTTGGACCACTTTATAAGCTGGAAGCAAAATGCAAAGCTGCTGATATGGACTATGATGAAATTAAACAGGAGAGACAACAAAAAGCGGTACCCATATTAAATGCTTTTAAACAGTGGCTTCAGCAACAGTTGCCGCTTACAATACCGGGAACTCCCATTTATCAGGCCATCAATTATGCATTATCTAATTTTGAAGGCATTATAGTATACACTACTGAGGGATTTTTATCAATTGACAATAATTTACTTGAAGCGCAGATCCGCCCTATTGCCCTGGGCAGACACAATTTTATGTTTGCCGGTTCTCATAATGGTGCAGAACATGCTGCAATTATTTATAGCTTGCTGGCCACCTGCAGGTTGCAGGGTATCAATCCTATCCATTGGCTCGATGATGTACTGCGCAGAATAAGTGAGCACCCCAAAGATAAGTTTATAGAACTCTTACCCCAATACTGGAAACCGGCACGTGCCTGA
- the treZ gene encoding malto-oligosyltrehalose trehalohydrolase has translation MRTAYTFTGSTILDNGAGLFSVWAPFRESVALSVITPESATIPMQRDDDGYWQVVVPSVSPGMTYNYILDGQLKRPDPASRYQPEGVHGPSALVEDNFKWSDEGWKGRDLNEMIIYELHTGTFTPLQNFKGVLSKLSYLRSLGINAIEIMPIAQFPGHRNWGYDGVYPYAVHNTYGTPNELKALVNAAHQYGIAVILDVVYNHLGPEGAYFSDFGPWYTEKYRTPWGAAINFDDQYSDAVRAYFIRNALMWLEEYHIDGLRLDAVHAIWDSSAKHFTEELGEAVTALSYATGRKKILIAEIDFNNPRYITPTDQCGYGMHGQWVDEFHHALHVVLTKEKDGYYEDFDGLPSLAKAWRDSYVYTGQYSPHRKRKFGVVPHAIPYDRFIVFTQNHDQVGNRMSGDRLAAKLPLEANKLAAAMLLLSPHTPMLFMGEEYGEKRPFLYFTSHGDEDLSRAVSEGRKNEFKAFSWAGDVPDPQSDHTFSQSILSWPAPGPLLEYYRYLIALRKTRRALLNTERDNIWVNMPQPGDVILSVERAGNDDRLLLLFNCSEEQAVFVHNRPHLLHKKFDSSVAIWQGPGPTAPDEVKEGIAITLQPYSAIIYEIV, from the coding sequence TTGAGAACAGCATATACATTTACCGGATCTACTATTCTTGACAATGGAGCCGGGTTATTTAGTGTTTGGGCGCCCTTCAGAGAGTCTGTTGCATTGTCTGTGATAACACCGGAGTCCGCCACAATCCCCATGCAGCGGGATGACGATGGCTATTGGCAGGTAGTGGTGCCTTCGGTTTCACCGGGTATGACTTACAACTATATACTGGATGGACAGCTGAAACGTCCTGACCCTGCATCGCGTTATCAGCCTGAAGGTGTACATGGGCCGTCAGCATTGGTAGAGGACAATTTCAAATGGTCCGACGAAGGGTGGAAAGGACGCGACCTGAACGAGATGATTATCTACGAATTGCATACAGGCACCTTCACACCGTTGCAGAATTTCAAGGGCGTGCTTTCAAAGCTCAGTTATCTCCGCTCATTGGGGATAAATGCCATCGAGATCATGCCCATTGCTCAGTTCCCCGGTCATCGTAACTGGGGGTATGATGGTGTATATCCTTATGCAGTGCATAATACATATGGTACACCGAATGAACTGAAGGCGCTGGTAAACGCTGCACATCAATATGGGATTGCAGTGATACTTGATGTAGTATATAATCATCTGGGGCCGGAGGGAGCGTATTTTTCAGATTTTGGTCCGTGGTATACGGAGAAATACAGAACACCGTGGGGTGCAGCGATCAACTTTGATGATCAGTATTCAGATGCGGTGAGGGCTTACTTCATCCGCAATGCGCTGATGTGGCTGGAAGAGTATCATATAGATGGATTGCGGCTGGATGCGGTGCATGCCATCTGGGATAGCAGTGCGAAGCATTTTACAGAAGAACTGGGTGAGGCAGTGACGGCATTGTCGTATGCCACAGGCAGGAAAAAAATTCTAATAGCAGAAATAGATTTCAACAATCCAAGGTATATCACGCCAACAGATCAATGTGGATATGGCATGCATGGGCAATGGGTAGATGAGTTTCATCATGCGCTGCATGTGGTGCTGACGAAAGAGAAGGATGGGTATTATGAAGACTTTGACGGATTGCCTTCGCTGGCGAAAGCATGGAGAGATAGTTATGTGTATACGGGGCAATATTCTCCACACAGAAAGCGGAAGTTTGGTGTGGTGCCACATGCGATACCTTATGACAGGTTTATTGTGTTTACACAAAATCATGATCAGGTAGGTAATAGAATGTCAGGAGACCGGTTGGCAGCAAAATTACCATTGGAAGCGAATAAACTGGCGGCAGCGATGTTGCTGTTATCTCCGCATACGCCGATGTTGTTTATGGGGGAGGAATATGGGGAGAAGCGGCCGTTTTTGTATTTCACGAGTCATGGGGATGAGGATCTTTCCAGGGCGGTGAGTGAGGGGCGTAAAAATGAATTTAAAGCATTTTCATGGGCGGGCGATGTACCTGATCCACAGTCAGATCATACATTCTCGCAGTCCATTCTTTCGTGGCCAGCGCCGGGGCCGCTATTAGAATATTATCGTTATCTGATCGCGTTGCGGAAGACGAGAAGGGCATTGTTGAATACAGAAAGAGATAATATATGGGTGAACATGCCGCAACCCGGAGATGTTATATTATCAGTAGAACGCGCGGGCAATGATGACCGTTTGTTGTTACTGTTTAATTGCAGTGAAGAGCAGGCAGTGTTTGTGCATAATCGTCCTCATTTATTACATAAAAAGTTTGATTCTTCAGTTGCTATCTGGCAGGGGCCTGGGCCTACGGCGCCGGATGAAGTTAAGGAGGGTATTGCTATTACTTTACAACCATACTCAGCTATAATTTATGAGATCGTATAA
- the tnpA gene encoding IS66 family insertion sequence element accessory protein TnpA, with protein MNNKTKKASHSRYSSEEIITMLDQFDRDNVSLKEFCADKGISQATFFNWRKRYLSRSVNNSSFIELITSAPNAEVPLSTGGIFAEFRGIRIYQPVSAAYLKALIS; from the coding sequence ATGAACAATAAAACTAAAAAGGCCTCCCATTCCAGGTACTCTTCTGAGGAAATTATCACTATGTTGGACCAATTTGACCGGGACAATGTAAGTTTAAAGGAGTTTTGTGCTGATAAAGGTATCAGTCAGGCCACTTTTTTCAATTGGCGCAAGCGATATTTGAGCAGGAGCGTGAACAACAGTAGCTTTATAGAACTAATAACCTCAGCTCCGAATGCTGAGGTTCCGCTTAGTACAGGTGGTATATTTGCCGAATTCAGAGGTATCAGGATTTATCAACCTGTAAGCGCTGCTTATTTAAAAGCCCTGATATCATGA